The Humulus lupulus chromosome 7, drHumLupu1.1, whole genome shotgun sequence region CCGGCGCAGTCcattttgcgtcggcaaaagtcatATATCGACGGGGTACGTCATCACTTTTTGCCGACGCGAAAGCGCATCGGGAAATATCATAAAGCTTTTGCCAACGCAAAACatgacttttgccgacgcaattgtAGTGGCGGCGACTATGTTTTCTAGTTACTAACCATTACAACCATTTCACAAATAAAATTATTATGTGTTACATAGTaaccaaacaaataaattaaataaatatatatatatatattctcattTCATCCTCTTCCCGGAAGCAAACCAAACGGAACCGAATTGTGCAATTTGATTTTTAACAATCAATTTGATAACACAACTCAAACAGATaagccattttttttctttctaaaatgtTACATTAACTATAAAATTGgctcatgttattttattatattcCAATTGTTATGTGATGATGAAGATTGGTGCGTATAACTTATCAATTTGGGACTGTTTTCCCACCTTAAAAATAACGAAAAACGGTTGACTACAACTGTAAATTGTAAGAACAATATTTACATTGTTCCCATCTACACAAATCAAGAAAACGGCCTCCCTACAGTACGTCCAAATCCTcacaattatatacatatatatattaatgtctCTTACTCTTGTATCTACCGACCATCTATAAATAGCTTCGTTTATAGTATCAAAAACACATAAGAAATATCCTAATCTGAAATCTTAAAACTTTTGGTAAGCTCAAAAATTGATCATGGCTTTGACTTCCTCTCTCACTGTGTTCTCGGTACTTGTAATAGTGAGCTGCTTTGGATTTCTTGAAATGACAATGGCCGGGGACCCAGATATCCTGACAGATTTCGTAGTACCAGTTACAGCAAATGCGAGCCAAGGCGTCGATGGAAGCTTCTTCACATTCACTGGGTTGGAATCCTTGATGGGAGCAGACCCTCCCGCGATTTTTAAAGCCACCAAAGTAAGCATGGCAGAGTTCCCGGCTCTCAACGGTCAAAGCGTTGGATATGCTGTTCTTCAGTTCCCGGCCATGACGACTAACCCGCCACACACTCATCCTCGCTCCGCAGAGCTTCTCCTCCTCACTGATGGCAGTCTTGAAGTTGGATTCGTTGACACGGCCAATAAGCTCTACACCCAATCCCTACAAGCTGGTGACATTTTCGTCTTTCCCAAGGGATTGGTGCATTTCCAGTACAACTCTGATCCTCAGAATCCGGCTGTGGCTGTTTCGGCTTTCGGAAGTGCCAACGCCGGCACCGTGTCTCTTCCAAACACTTTGTTCGCCTCTGGTTTGGATGACAATGTCTTGGCTATCTCTTTCAAGACTGACGTTGACACCATTCAGAAACTCAAGGCTGGTCTTGCTCCCCCTAAGCCCTAATAATGAACAACTTTCAACAAACAAGAGACCAAGACTTGATTCATTAAGTTTttacttcttctttcttttatgtGTTCTATTGATGTGCTTGGTTTGTTATCGTTGTTCTTTGT contains the following coding sequences:
- the LOC133790033 gene encoding germin-like protein 9-3, which encodes MALTSSLTVFSVLVIVSCFGFLEMTMAGDPDILTDFVVPVTANASQGVDGSFFTFTGLESLMGADPPAIFKATKVSMAEFPALNGQSVGYAVLQFPAMTTNPPHTHPRSAELLLLTDGSLEVGFVDTANKLYTQSLQAGDIFVFPKGLVHFQYNSDPQNPAVAVSAFGSANAGTVSLPNTLFASGLDDNVLAISFKTDVDTIQKLKAGLAPPKP